Proteins found in one Paenibacillus dendritiformis genomic segment:
- a CDS encoding glycosyltransferase family 4 protein, translated as MNILMICTEKLPVPNIRGGAIQTYIGGVAPQLGQHHRLTILGRSDPDLPDVEVVDGIRYVRVPSDGLFELYAEGVIGFLSQQGEHYDIIHIFNRPRLVLPVRNVAPASRIILSMHNDMFHPAKIHPEEGSAVVEQAERIITISNYIGQEIVRYHPHAAPKLRTIYSGVDLSLFAPWMESDHARNERNNLRAQNQLESKKVILFVGRLSRNKGPHVLVKAMSHLKHSEAALVVVGGAWYSDNKVSDYIAYVRALAARSPLPVITTGYVQSGDIHRWFCAADVFVCTSLWDEPLARVHYEAMAAGLPFLTTARGGNPEVVLNDNGMLITDPENPLEYAEKLNQLLSNMDASRQMGLRGRRIAEQRFIWPRVAQEILEVWNGQ; from the coding sequence ATGAATATATTAATGATCTGTACGGAAAAGCTCCCTGTCCCCAATATTAGAGGCGGGGCCATCCAGACTTATATTGGCGGAGTAGCTCCGCAACTCGGCCAGCATCACCGTCTGACCATTCTTGGAAGGTCCGATCCAGATCTTCCGGACGTCGAAGTCGTAGACGGAATACGGTATGTCCGAGTTCCGTCGGACGGCCTGTTCGAATTGTATGCGGAAGGGGTTATCGGCTTCCTCTCCCAACAAGGGGAGCATTACGATATCATTCATATTTTCAACCGTCCGCGCCTCGTGCTTCCGGTCCGCAACGTCGCCCCGGCTTCCCGAATTATTCTCAGCATGCACAACGACATGTTCCACCCGGCCAAGATTCATCCGGAGGAAGGAAGCGCTGTCGTCGAACAGGCGGAGCGGATCATTACGATCAGCAACTATATCGGGCAGGAAATCGTCCGCTACCATCCGCATGCCGCCCCGAAGCTGCGCACGATATACTCTGGCGTTGACCTGTCTCTCTTCGCGCCGTGGATGGAATCCGACCACGCCCGCAACGAGCGGAACAACTTGCGCGCCCAGAACCAGCTGGAATCGAAAAAAGTCATCCTGTTCGTCGGCAGACTGTCGCGCAACAAAGGCCCGCATGTGCTGGTGAAGGCCATGTCCCATCTCAAGCATTCGGAGGCCGCTCTGGTCGTCGTGGGCGGTGCCTGGTACAGCGATAACAAGGTCAGCGATTATATCGCCTACGTCCGTGCCTTGGCCGCCCGTTCTCCTCTTCCCGTCATTACAACCGGATATGTTCAGTCAGGCGACATCCACCGCTGGTTCTGCGCAGCCGACGTATTTGTGTGCACCTCGCTCTGGGATGAGCCGCTGGCGAGAGTTCATTACGAAGCGATGGCTGCCGGGCTTCCCTTCTTGACGACAGCCCGCGGCGGCAATCCCGAAGTCGTGCTGAATGACAACGGGATGCTCATTACCGATCCGGAAAATCCGCTCGAATACGCCGAGAAGCTGAACCAACTCCTCTCCAATATGGATGCCAGCCGGCAGATGGGGCTGCGAGGCCGGCGGATTGCCGAACAGCGGTTCATCTGGCCGCGCGTTGCTCAAGAGATATTGGAGGTATGGAACGGTCAATAA
- a CDS encoding NAD-dependent epimerase/dehydratase family protein yields the protein MNILVTGAAGFIGSHLCERLLQDEQTHVIGVDGLIDSSTPRRNRQLNLQALLDHPRFIFHELDLLNAPMMELLDGVDVVCHLAGMPGVRSSWGPEFSAYAAHNIVATQRLLEGCKQHPVRKFIYASTSSVYGDQSGRVDESAKPEPLSPYGVSKLTGEHLCRVYLHNDGIPVTVLRFFTVYGPRQRPDMAFHRFIRQMLQGDPITLYGDGSQTRDFTYVSDCVEGIAAAVYAGGIRGEILNIGGRERASVKTCIMLLEELLQQKAAIQYVGDTYGEPRHTWADIAKAESLLGYHPRVSLQAGLAAEIESLRQLYP from the coding sequence GTGAACATTTTGGTCACGGGAGCTGCTGGATTCATCGGCTCCCATCTCTGTGAAAGGCTGCTCCAGGATGAGCAGACGCATGTCATCGGCGTTGACGGATTGATCGACTCATCGACTCCCCGCCGGAATCGGCAGCTTAATCTTCAGGCGCTGCTGGATCATCCGCGCTTCATTTTCCATGAGCTTGATCTGCTGAATGCGCCGATGATGGAGCTGCTGGATGGTGTTGATGTGGTCTGCCATCTGGCGGGGATGCCCGGGGTACGATCAAGCTGGGGCCCCGAATTCTCGGCTTATGCCGCACATAACATCGTGGCGACGCAGCGCTTGCTGGAAGGCTGCAAGCAGCATCCGGTGCGCAAGTTTATTTATGCGTCGACCTCATCCGTCTACGGCGATCAGAGCGGGCGCGTCGACGAGAGCGCCAAGCCGGAGCCGTTATCCCCGTACGGCGTTAGCAAATTAACGGGAGAACACCTGTGCCGCGTCTATTTGCACAATGACGGCATTCCGGTCACGGTGCTTCGCTTCTTTACCGTATATGGTCCGAGACAGCGGCCGGATATGGCTTTTCACCGCTTCATCCGTCAAATGCTCCAGGGAGATCCGATTACGCTGTATGGCGACGGAAGCCAGACCCGCGATTTCACGTATGTATCGGATTGTGTCGAAGGGATTGCCGCCGCAGTCTACGCGGGTGGAATTCGCGGCGAGATATTGAACATCGGCGGCAGGGAACGGGCATCCGTGAAGACCTGCATCATGCTGTTGGAGGAACTGCTTCAACAAAAGGCTGCTATACAGTACGTGGGAGACACGTACGGGGAACCCCGCCATACTTGGGCCGACATCGCGAAGGCGGAGTCGCTGCTGGGCTATCATCCGCGCGTCAGTCTCCAAGCGGGATTGGCGGCGGAGATAGAGTCGCTTCGGCAACTATATCCATAA
- a CDS encoding UDP-glucose dehydrogenase family protein, whose translation MNILVIGLGYVGATTALAFAELGWKVSGIDTDKAKLESMQNGQLPFYEPGLDGLLLKHVQSGNVRFYTDAQQAIRDHQILFLCVGTPSGNDGSANLSYIQQAAEQIGEFMQEYKVIVVKSTVPVGTNRKVAGWIAGSQHSEQPFDVVSNPEFLREGSALHDALHPDRIIIGSQSERAASIVRQLYHTMSCPVLHTEPATAEMIKYASNAFLAAKISFMNELARLCDQCGVQVSDIAEGMGLDSRIGGSFLRAGIGYGGSCFPKDVKALLHTARQYGVRLTLLEKVVKINRTQYIYLMTRLSRKLHTLKGRKIAVLGLAFKPGTDDMREAPSLSVISYLLKHGAEVKVHDPVARVPDSVRTARLTQCLEAEEALQGADAAVICTEWPAYSALEWDRLRDVMRTPFLFDGRNMLDAAQMAAWGYNYQGVGVQPPN comes from the coding sequence ATGAATATCTTGGTAATAGGGCTCGGTTATGTCGGCGCAACGACGGCTTTGGCTTTTGCGGAGCTGGGCTGGAAAGTGTCTGGGATAGACACGGACAAGGCGAAGCTGGAGTCAATGCAGAACGGACAGCTTCCATTTTATGAACCGGGATTGGACGGGCTGCTGCTGAAGCATGTTCAGTCGGGAAATGTACGCTTCTATACCGATGCGCAGCAGGCGATTCGAGATCATCAAATCTTGTTTTTATGCGTCGGGACTCCGTCCGGGAACGACGGGAGCGCGAATTTGAGCTACATTCAGCAGGCGGCGGAACAGATAGGCGAGTTCATGCAGGAGTATAAAGTGATTGTCGTCAAAAGCACCGTGCCTGTCGGGACGAACCGCAAGGTGGCCGGCTGGATAGCAGGCAGCCAGCACTCCGAGCAGCCTTTTGACGTCGTCTCGAACCCGGAATTTCTGAGAGAGGGGAGCGCGCTGCACGATGCGCTTCACCCCGACCGCATCATTATCGGCAGCCAATCGGAAAGAGCTGCAAGCATCGTTCGTCAACTGTATCATACGATGTCTTGTCCTGTCCTTCATACGGAACCGGCTACCGCAGAAATGATCAAGTATGCCTCTAACGCATTTCTTGCTGCCAAAATCTCCTTCATGAACGAGCTTGCCCGGTTGTGCGACCAATGCGGCGTGCAAGTGTCTGACATTGCCGAAGGGATGGGACTCGATTCGCGCATTGGCGGCTCCTTCCTGCGGGCCGGCATAGGGTATGGCGGCTCCTGCTTCCCCAAAGATGTCAAAGCGCTGCTGCATACGGCCCGTCAATACGGCGTACGTCTAACGCTGCTGGAGAAGGTCGTTAAGATCAATCGCACCCAATATATATACCTGATGACGCGGCTGAGCCGGAAGCTGCATACGCTGAAAGGACGGAAAATAGCCGTGTTGGGCCTTGCGTTCAAGCCGGGTACCGACGATATGAGAGAAGCGCCTTCGTTGTCCGTCATCTCCTATCTGCTGAAGCATGGGGCTGAAGTGAAGGTGCATGATCCTGTCGCCCGCGTTCCCGACTCCGTCCGAACGGCGCGGCTGACCCAATGCCTGGAGGCGGAGGAGGCGCTGCAAGGAGCCGACGCTGCCGTTATCTGCACCGAATGGCCCGCCTATTCGGCATTGGAATGGGATAGGCTTCGGGACGTGATGAGAACGCCGTTCCTGTTCGACGGAAGGAATATGCTGGATGCGGCGCAGATGGCGGCCTGGGGCTACAATTACCAAGGAGTGGGAGTCCAGCCGCCCAACTAG
- a CDS encoding sugar phosphate nucleotidyltransferase, whose translation MPVTNKGAIVMKGLILCAGKGSRVQPFSSDTPKSLLPVANKPLLFYCIEKLVELNIQEIGIVIQRDHQAMFEARLGHGEQWGITVTYLYQDIPLGIADAVKQAESFIASDRFMLLLGDNLIAQSLSGLRDLVERKGRDAGMLLGRVAYPQDYGIAEVKGDLVIGLEEKPERPKSNLASLGAYVFTPAIFRAIYSISPSPRGEYEITHAIQWLIDHHHSVAYSITDENHSDVGTTERWLEANRWVLEGLESSGQPIREHDYPGCRIIPPVLLDPSCELTDCTIGPYVTIGPRARLIDCHVKNSILLEDVSMEHSELNSVIASRHFIATPSGRWNK comes from the coding sequence ATGCCTGTAACGAATAAAGGAGCGATCGTCATGAAGGGATTAATCCTCTGTGCTGGCAAAGGATCCAGAGTTCAACCATTCTCCTCGGATACTCCAAAATCGCTTCTGCCCGTAGCGAATAAACCGCTTCTATTTTATTGCATTGAGAAACTGGTGGAACTGAACATCCAAGAAATTGGAATCGTTATCCAGCGCGACCACCAAGCGATGTTCGAAGCACGGTTGGGACATGGTGAACAATGGGGAATCACGGTGACTTATCTCTATCAGGATATCCCGCTAGGTATTGCAGACGCAGTCAAGCAAGCAGAGAGCTTTATCGCTTCGGACCGGTTCATGCTTCTTCTGGGCGATAACCTGATTGCTCAGTCGCTGTCCGGACTGCGTGACTTGGTAGAGCGCAAGGGCCGCGATGCCGGAATGCTGCTGGGCAGGGTGGCGTATCCGCAGGACTATGGCATTGCCGAAGTAAAGGGCGATCTTGTCATCGGGCTCGAGGAGAAGCCCGAGCGGCCCAAGTCCAACCTGGCGTCCTTGGGGGCGTACGTCTTCACACCCGCTATCTTCCGCGCGATTTACTCCATATCTCCTTCTCCCCGGGGAGAGTATGAGATTACTCATGCGATACAATGGCTCATCGATCATCATCATTCCGTAGCGTACTCCATAACGGACGAAAATCATTCTGACGTCGGAACGACGGAGCGCTGGTTGGAGGCGAACCGTTGGGTATTGGAAGGACTGGAGAGTTCAGGGCAACCGATCCGGGAACATGATTATCCGGGATGCCGGATTATCCCGCCGGTCTTATTGGATCCGAGCTGTGAATTAACCGATTGCACGATAGGTCCGTATGTCACGATCGGCCCGCGTGCCCGTCTCATTGATTGTCATGTGAAGAATAGTATTTTGCTGGAAGATGTGAGCATGGAGCACTCCGAACTGAACAGCGTGATCGCGAGCCGGCATTTCATCGCGACACCATCTGGAAGGTGGAATAAATGA
- a CDS encoding undecaprenyl-diphosphate phosphatase, translating into MNLWESFVAFVLGLVEGLTEFAPVSSTGHMIIVDDFLFQSKELFSPAVANTFKIVIQLGSILAVVVVMWGRFMSLLGLNRRKERSPFEPRLNLLQVIVGLIPAGVLGVLFNDYIDEYLFSTKTVVVGLVLGAILMIAADWFRPRRPRAETVDQITYGQAFSVGLIQCLSLWPGFSRSGSTISGGVLAGMSHRAAADFTFIMAVPIMAGASFLSLLKSWDSITMEAVPFFIIGFISAFVFALISIRFFLKLINRIKLVPFAIYRLVLAAVIFFVFL; encoded by the coding sequence TTGAATTTGTGGGAATCATTTGTGGCCTTCGTCTTGGGTCTCGTGGAAGGCCTTACGGAGTTCGCGCCGGTGTCTTCCACCGGTCATATGATTATCGTCGATGATTTCTTGTTCCAATCGAAAGAGCTGTTCTCGCCCGCGGTGGCCAATACGTTCAAGATCGTCATCCAGTTGGGATCCATCTTGGCGGTTGTCGTGGTCATGTGGGGGCGCTTCATGAGCTTGCTCGGATTGAACCGCAGGAAGGAGAGGTCGCCGTTCGAGCCGAGACTGAACCTGCTGCAGGTGATCGTCGGGCTCATTCCGGCCGGTGTCCTCGGCGTGCTCTTCAACGACTATATCGATGAGTATTTGTTCTCGACCAAGACCGTCGTCGTCGGTCTCGTGCTGGGGGCCATTCTCATGATCGCGGCAGACTGGTTCCGGCCGCGCCGCCCGAGGGCGGAGACGGTCGATCAGATTACGTACGGACAAGCCTTCTCCGTCGGCTTGATTCAATGTCTGTCCCTGTGGCCGGGTTTTTCCCGTTCCGGGTCGACCATTTCCGGCGGCGTGCTAGCCGGGATGAGCCATCGCGCGGCGGCCGATTTCACGTTCATTATGGCGGTGCCGATTATGGCGGGAGCGAGCTTCCTGTCGCTGCTGAAGAGCTGGGATTCCATTACGATGGAAGCCGTGCCGTTCTTCATCATCGGATTTATCAGCGCCTTCGTGTTCGCCCTGATTTCCATCCGTTTTTTCCTGAAGCTGATCAACCGCATCAAGCTCGTTCCATTCGCCATTTACCGCTTGGTGTTGGCGGCGGTGATTTTTTTCGTCTTTCTATAA
- a CDS encoding SGNH/GDSL hydrolase family protein: MTVISWQREGTGSELPIAFQEEGERKMTPDGESLFKMLSGDKPRVWLFTGDSITHGPLHTNGMRNYVEHIQERIRWELQRFHDVVINTGISGHTIQDIERGFADRIARFQPDAVFLMLGMNDCTSGPAGRGKFRGSFVRVIQRIRDLGAIPVLQTPNPIFEAEATTRSDLSHYVHIVREIALEEHTVLIDHYAHWMTKQPEQARLRADWLNDAIHPNQHGHVELARKLLLDLKLFDEESPTCNLVLP, from the coding sequence ATGACAGTGATTTCGTGGCAGCGCGAAGGAACGGGTTCGGAACTGCCGATCGCATTTCAGGAAGAGGGGGAGCGGAAGATGACGCCAGACGGGGAGAGCTTATTCAAGATGTTGAGCGGGGACAAGCCTCGTGTATGGCTGTTCACGGGGGACAGCATTACCCATGGGCCATTGCATACGAATGGCATGCGCAATTACGTGGAGCATATTCAGGAAAGAATCCGGTGGGAGCTGCAGCGCTTCCACGATGTTGTCATCAATACGGGAATCAGCGGCCATACGATTCAAGATATCGAGCGGGGATTTGCCGATAGAATCGCAAGATTCCAGCCAGATGCGGTATTCTTGATGCTGGGGATGAATGACTGCACGAGCGGGCCGGCGGGAAGAGGGAAGTTCCGTGGCAGCTTCGTTCGGGTGATTCAGCGAATTCGCGATCTCGGCGCGATTCCCGTGCTGCAGACGCCGAATCCGATCTTCGAGGCGGAAGCCACGACAAGATCGGATCTTAGCCATTATGTACATATCGTCCGGGAGATCGCGTTGGAGGAGCATACCGTGCTCATTGATCATTATGCCCACTGGATGACCAAGCAGCCGGAGCAAGCGCGGCTGCGCGCCGACTGGCTGAATGATGCTATTCATCCGAATCAGCACGGGCATGTGGAGCTTGCCCGCAAGCTGCTGCTGGACCTGAAGCTGTTCGATGAGGAGAGCCCGACATGCAATCTGGTTCTTCCATAA
- a CDS encoding DUF3973 domain-containing protein translates to MFYCIVCSQLHEECGAEDWIFEHAIYIEPMLGEKIQLGMCNKKVGRGSSQYKYSRRMIKDDKAVWKKVNSGLPVYEHIDRFQLW, encoded by the coding sequence GTGTTTTATTGCATCGTATGTTCCCAGCTACACGAAGAATGTGGTGCTGAAGATTGGATATTTGAACACGCGATTTATATCGAGCCGATGCTCGGCGAGAAAATTCAACTGGGGATGTGCAATAAGAAGGTCGGTAGAGGCAGCAGCCAATATAAATATTCGCGGCGCATGATAAAGGATGACAAGGCGGTATGGAAAAAAGTCAACAGTGGCTTACCCGTCTACGAGCATATCGACCGGTTCCAGCTGTGGTGA
- a CDS encoding collagenase — MRQQAWMRWASILLAAAIAAGSPAGFAAAQSKGTLPVEVVTEPRAASALAMEELTPFAAPLGVDGELPGEAAEIADAGLSEPQPRPLKSEARTDGQYSMAELNSLSYEELTDLLVRIEWHKIPELFKYNDDTRRFYEDENRFQAIVDRLQESGTRFTPEDDQGIPTLVEVLRSGYYLGYYNKELARINEPAFRDKMLPAIKAIIDNPAFAWGNDLQNKVIGATGRMISNSTTDPDTVKRLTGLLQSFNDRADALSGDYEASSAFYEVMKGVGYVLMWRMNEPDREAAFKGSIDGYLEQLFRMAQHGPASADKVWLTNNAIYYTGSLGRYYSEPQQVNRVLTDVMQTAPALGEIYFVAADQIDQHYAGTDASGRRIDMNDLKQRGKERYLPQRVEFDDGRFVFRTGGQLSEEQLQRLYWAAKEVQAQFHRVIGSDQPLETGNPDDVLTVVIYNNPDEYRMNRYLYGYDTDNGGIYIEPDGTFFTYDRTIDQSIYSLEELFRHEFTHYLQGRYEVPGMWGQGPLYKTGRMQWFDEGGAEFFAGATRTEGIQPRKSVVGNLRHDGPGERFTVSDTVNSQYGTWKFYDYSFALYDYLYHQDFRTMDRIHQAIRFNDAPAYEGQLAAISGDTRMNDAYQRSIEAQVARYDSLTVPLVSDDYLLAPDPKPAREIYSEIAAVAGLKDTSATERESRFFRSFELRGTYIGSAAAGKEQDWQTMNSLTDGFLQALSDQPWNGYKTVTAYFTNYRVDDEGRFVYDVVFHGRLPADGESGENPDDNGGKLPDGGNGNEGNEGAEDGGHDGGQPNADHEPNDSWEQAVPLDGTGNPVSGKLSDTDRVDVYRFDAVKAEQWTIELETEQAQSAAWVLYHEANLNDYAAYPTQVEGTSVAGSVEAVPGTYYVYVYTVGNGEQSYRLVVQPGTGQEQEPELPTFEETEPNDTPETANGPIPAGRPVIGTLNGSDKQDVFIIDVDQPAELQIELERRLGSGVNWILYREGDTDRPLLYPSEMEGNRMSGGFAAEPGRYHLYVYKYTDEDIHYTLQVQH; from the coding sequence ATGAGACAACAAGCATGGATGAGATGGGCTTCGATTTTGCTGGCGGCGGCCATCGCCGCAGGAAGTCCGGCAGGCTTCGCCGCCGCTCAATCGAAGGGGACGCTCCCGGTTGAAGTAGTAACGGAGCCGAGAGCCGCCAGCGCCTTGGCGATGGAGGAGCTTACGCCGTTCGCTGCGCCGCTGGGCGTTGACGGAGAGCTTCCAGGCGAGGCGGCAGAGATTGCAGATGCCGGACTCTCTGAGCCGCAGCCGCGGCCGCTGAAGAGCGAAGCGCGCACAGACGGCCAGTACAGCATGGCGGAACTGAATTCGCTCTCGTATGAGGAGCTTACGGATCTGCTCGTTCGCATTGAATGGCATAAGATTCCCGAGCTTTTCAAATACAACGACGATACCCGCCGTTTTTACGAGGATGAGAACCGTTTCCAAGCGATTGTGGATCGGCTGCAAGAAAGCGGAACGCGGTTCACGCCGGAGGACGATCAAGGCATTCCGACATTAGTGGAGGTGCTCCGATCCGGCTATTACCTCGGATATTACAACAAGGAGCTGGCCCGGATTAATGAACCGGCATTCCGGGACAAGATGCTCCCTGCCATCAAGGCGATTATCGATAACCCGGCCTTTGCTTGGGGCAACGACTTACAGAACAAGGTTATCGGAGCGACAGGCAGAATGATCTCCAATTCTACCACCGATCCGGATACCGTGAAGCGATTGACAGGGCTTCTTCAGAGCTTCAACGACCGTGCGGATGCCTTGTCCGGTGATTACGAGGCTTCCAGTGCATTCTACGAGGTGATGAAGGGTGTCGGTTATGTGCTGATGTGGCGCATGAACGAACCGGACCGGGAAGCTGCGTTCAAGGGAAGCATCGACGGCTATTTGGAGCAGCTGTTCCGGATGGCGCAGCATGGACCTGCATCGGCGGACAAGGTGTGGCTGACGAATAACGCCATTTACTACACCGGTTCGCTCGGCCGTTATTACAGCGAGCCGCAGCAGGTGAACCGGGTGCTGACCGATGTCATGCAGACCGCGCCGGCGCTGGGCGAGATCTACTTCGTGGCTGCCGATCAGATTGACCAGCACTATGCGGGAACAGATGCTTCCGGCCGCCGGATCGATATGAACGACTTGAAGCAGCGCGGGAAGGAACGCTATTTGCCGCAGCGGGTCGAGTTCGATGACGGCCGCTTCGTATTCCGGACGGGCGGCCAGCTGAGCGAGGAACAGCTTCAGCGCTTATATTGGGCGGCCAAGGAGGTTCAAGCCCAATTCCATCGCGTCATCGGCAGCGATCAGCCATTGGAGACGGGAAATCCGGATGATGTGCTGACGGTCGTCATTTACAACAATCCGGACGAATACCGGATGAACCGGTATTTGTACGGGTACGACACCGACAACGGCGGCATATACATTGAACCCGACGGCACGTTCTTTACGTATGATCGGACGATTGACCAGAGTATTTATAGTCTGGAAGAGCTGTTCCGCCATGAATTTACCCATTACCTCCAGGGCCGGTACGAGGTGCCGGGCATGTGGGGCCAGGGGCCGCTGTATAAAACTGGACGCATGCAATGGTTTGATGAAGGCGGCGCCGAGTTCTTCGCCGGAGCTACGCGGACGGAAGGGATTCAGCCCCGCAAGTCGGTCGTCGGCAATCTGCGCCATGACGGTCCGGGGGAGCGCTTTACCGTCTCGGATACGGTGAATTCCCAGTACGGGACATGGAAATTTTATGATTATTCCTTTGCGTTGTACGATTACTTGTACCATCAAGATTTTAGGACGATGGATCGCATTCATCAGGCCATCCGGTTCAACGATGCGCCCGCTTATGAAGGACAGCTTGCGGCAATAAGCGGAGATACGCGCATGAATGATGCTTACCAACGCTCGATTGAGGCGCAGGTCGCCCGCTATGACAGCTTGACGGTTCCGCTCGTCTCGGATGATTATTTGCTGGCGCCTGATCCGAAGCCGGCGCGGGAAATTTATAGCGAAATCGCGGCGGTGGCCGGCTTGAAGGATACGAGCGCAACGGAGCGGGAATCGCGCTTCTTCCGGTCCTTCGAGCTTCGCGGCACGTACATCGGAAGCGCCGCTGCGGGGAAAGAGCAAGATTGGCAGACGATGAACAGCTTGACGGACGGCTTCTTGCAAGCTTTATCGGATCAGCCATGGAACGGATATAAGACCGTCACCGCATACTTTACCAATTACCGCGTGGACGATGAAGGACGATTCGTCTATGATGTCGTGTTCCATGGCAGGCTTCCCGCAGACGGGGAATCTGGCGAGAATCCGGACGACAACGGCGGAAAATTGCCGGATGGAGGCAACGGGAATGAGGGCAACGAGGGAGCCGAGGATGGCGGTCATGACGGCGGACAACCGAATGCGGACCATGAACCGAATGATTCCTGGGAACAGGCCGTTCCGTTGGATGGGACGGGCAATCCGGTATCCGGCAAGCTGAGCGATACAGATCGGGTTGATGTTTACCGCTTCGATGCCGTGAAGGCGGAACAATGGACGATTGAATTGGAAACGGAACAGGCGCAAAGTGCCGCCTGGGTACTCTACCATGAGGCTAATCTGAATGACTATGCCGCCTACCCGACGCAAGTGGAGGGAACGAGCGTAGCCGGTTCCGTAGAGGCTGTGCCGGGAACCTATTATGTGTATGTATATACGGTGGGGAACGGAGAGCAGTCCTATCGCTTGGTCGTCCAGCCGGGAACAGGCCAAGAACAGGAGCCGGAGCTTCCTACGTTCGAGGAGACCGAGCCGAACGATACGCCTGAGACGGCCAATGGGCCGATTCCGGCAGGCCGGCCTGTCATTGGGACCCTCAATGGCAGTGATAAGCAGGATGTGTTCATCATTGACGTGGACCAACCGGCGGAGCTTCAGATTGAGTTGGAGCGGCGGCTTGGTTCCGGCGTGAATTGGATCCTGTACCGGGAAGGCGATACCGATCGTCCGCTCCTGTACCCGTCCGAGATGGAAGGCAACCGGATGAGCGGCGGATTCGCGGCGGAACCGGGGCGGTACCATCTGTATGTGTACAAATATACCGATGAGGATATTCACTATACGCTGCAGGTTCAGCATTAA
- a CDS encoding carbohydrate ABC transporter permease translates to MEPTLVVERNARRAKSKRFSVSAALMYAVLTAWALTTIYPLFWIVNNSFKMSRDVMNNSFGIAWNPVMTNYTNALDRINIGKSYVNSLIMSFGTVFLVLLFGGLAAYILSRFQFRGKRTIYSILYATLLIPAFATVVPVYEILIKTSLVNTYWGLILPQTAGNLTFATLVIAGYMATIPKDLEEAAFIDGCNRWQMFTKVFVPISQPVFASASIFVFMWSYNDLFSAMIFVNKENVRPIVALLNEISSQYGTDFGLMATAVSLTVIPVLIVYLFISKFIQKGLTEGAVKG, encoded by the coding sequence ATGGAGCCAACCTTAGTCGTGGAACGCAATGCCCGGCGTGCGAAGTCTAAGCGGTTTAGCGTAAGCGCCGCCTTGATGTATGCCGTATTGACCGCGTGGGCCTTGACGACAATCTATCCGTTATTCTGGATTGTGAACAACTCGTTCAAGATGTCGCGGGATGTCATGAACAACTCGTTCGGAATCGCCTGGAACCCGGTGATGACGAACTACACCAATGCGCTGGACCGGATCAATATCGGGAAGAGCTATGTGAACAGCTTGATTATGTCCTTCGGCACTGTATTTTTGGTGCTGCTGTTCGGCGGATTAGCGGCTTATATATTATCCCGCTTCCAATTCCGCGGCAAGAGAACCATTTATTCGATTCTTTACGCTACCTTGCTCATTCCGGCATTTGCCACGGTTGTACCGGTGTATGAGATTTTGATCAAAACAAGCCTGGTCAATACCTATTGGGGGCTGATTCTGCCCCAGACCGCAGGGAACTTGACGTTCGCCACGCTGGTCATCGCGGGATATATGGCCACGATCCCGAAAGATTTGGAGGAAGCCGCATTCATTGACGGCTGCAACCGCTGGCAAATGTTCACGAAGGTGTTCGTGCCGATATCGCAGCCTGTATTCGCCTCGGCCAGCATTTTCGTCTTTATGTGGTCGTACAATGATTTGTTCTCGGCCATGATTTTTGTCAACAAAGAAAATGTCCGGCCAATCGTGGCCTTGCTGAATGAAATCAGCTCGCAATATGGAACCGACTTCGGACTGATGGCGACGGCCGTGTCGCTGACCGTAATTCCGGTACTGATTGTGTATCTGTTCATCTCGAAGTTTATCCAAAAAGGGTTGACCGAAGGCGCTGTCAAAGGATAA